From a region of the Impatiens glandulifera chromosome 4, dImpGla2.1, whole genome shotgun sequence genome:
- the LOC124934107 gene encoding copper transporter 2-like yields MDMSPPSDMNMNMDMNNATMMKDMAMHMNFYWGREATILFPGWPNYNLGMYILSLFFVFFLAMAVEVLSNIPSRRFMNNSMIGGLVQTIIYTIRMALAYMVMLSVMSFNLGIFIVAVAGHGIGYFLIKFRQLTQQSQEAGNNNNNNNVLPK; encoded by the coding sequence ATGGATATGTCTCCTCCATCAGACATGAACATGAACATGGACATGAACAATGCTACTATGATGAAAGACATGGCTATGCACATGAACTTCTACTGGGGAAGAGAAGCAACAATCTTGTTTCCAGGATGGCCAAACTACAATCTTGGCATGTATatactttctctcttctttgttttctttctaGCAATGGCAGTCGAAGTCCTTTCCAATATCCCTTCCAGACGGTTCATGAATAATTCGATGATTGGGGGATTAGTTCAAACCATAATCTATACTATTCGTATGGCACTTGCTTACATGGTTATGTTATCGGTTATGTCTTTCAATCTCGGAATCTTCATTGTTGCTGTCGCTGGACATGGCATCGGCTACTTTCTAATCAAGTTCCGACAACTTACTCAACAGTCACAGGAGGCagggaataataataataataataatgttcttcccaaatga
- the LOC124935632 gene encoding uncharacterized protein LOC124935632, with the protein METFDLESGERTITTGGTNLSFSDDDDVGSCISQLFSTQDEETEEPVGKHCSIFVDIDHIHGDGDDDDDVVVDDDQLKTMRECRICQLTMEFGMEIELGCSCKDDLGVAHKHCAETWFNIKGNR; encoded by the coding sequence ATGGAAACTTTTGATTTAGAATCCGGAGAAAGGACAATCACCACCGGAGGTACCAACCTTTCTTTTTCCGACGATGATGATGTGGGTTCCTGCATTTCGCAGCTCTTCTCTACGCAGGACGAAGAAACAGAGGAACCAGTCGGGAAGCATTGTTCAATCTTTGTTGACATTGATCATATTCATGGTGATggtgacgatgatgatgatgttgttgttgatgatgatcagTTGAAAACGATGAGAGAATGTCGAATCTGTCAATTGACAATGGAGTTTGGAATGGAAATTGAATTGGGTTGTTCTTGCAAAGATGATTTGGGTGTTGCTCATAAACATTGTGCTGAAACTTGGTTTAACATCAAGGGAAATaggtaa
- the LOC124935635 gene encoding B3 domain-containing protein At5g60130-like — protein sequence MRIPSFFKVYTESTSSKSLQIPPAFVEELDGIVPKKPTLKNSKGRSWTVHTEKKGEDFFFMNGWSKFVSDILLEDGHVLVFDYDGDLCFEFMHFGHSKCEQKFVQPQSTMNDLENVEEDQDEDGEDDKGKGKEEEDDDDKDSDYEAGEDTDDSDYEYDDNDVEEEGDDETEEVQEEEKERLKKLKKTSLSITQKQKNKPVTRSSSRKAVVESNVGITVKGKTSSSIEIPEFESEDTIFKYGVVKRPENSYFVTRLRRDKPIELHLPAHIMKDYNINLTPSVMLVDQEKRRIYTKVVKRKDGRTVLTGGWKLFARFNNLVEEDRCICEFVKNHRAELSTIYLKMTVLRAGSWLPK from the exons ATGAGGATCCCTAGCTTCTTCAAGGTTTATACGGAATCTACAAGTTCAAAATCACTG CAAATTCCCCCAGCTTTTGTTGAAGAACTTGATGGAATTGTACCAAAGAAACCTACCTTGAAAAACAGTAAGGGAAGAAGTTGGACCGTGCACACAGAAAAGAAGGGAGAAGATTTCTTTTTCATGAATGGATGGTCGAAATTTGTATCAGACATATTGCTCGAAGATGGTCATGTACTAGTTTTTGATTACGATGGGGATTTATGTTTCGAATTTATGCATTTTGGGCATTCAAAGTGTGAACAAAAATTTGTTCAGCCTCAATCAACCATGAATGACTTGGAAAATGTTGAGGAAGACCAGGATGAAGATGGAGAGGACGacaaggggaaggggaaggaggaggaggatgacGATGACAAGGACAGTGACTATGAAGCTGGTGAGGACACTGATGATAGTGATTATGAGTATGATGATAATGATGTAGAAGAAGAGGGTGATGATGAGACTGAGGAAGTGCAAGAGGAGGAAAAGGAAAGGTTGAAGAAGCTCAAGAAGACAAGTTTAAGCATCACTcaaaaacagaaaaataaaCCAGTTACCCGTTCTAGTTCTA gaaAAGCAGTTGTGGAGTCTAATGTTGGCATAACAGTGAAAGGAAAAACATCATCTTCTATTGAAATTCCTGAGTTTGAGAGTGAGGACACCATTTTCAAATACGGAGTTGTTAAGCGTCCTGAAAATTCTTATTTCGTGACGAGACTTAGACGGGACAAACCAATTGAACTG CATCTTCCGGCTCATATAATGAAAGACTACAACATTAATCTTACGCCGTCGGTGATGTTGGTGGATCAAGAAAAGAGGCGAATTTACACGAAAGTCGTGAAGCGGAAAGACGGGAGGACCGTGCTCACCGGGGGATGGAAGTTATTTGCTAGATTTAACAATCTGGTTGAAGAAGACAGATGTATTTGTGAGTTTGTCAAGAACCATCGAGCTGAACTGTCTACAATTTACTTGAAGATGACAGTTCTTCGTGCTGGTTCATGGCTTCCCAAATAG